In the Podospora bellae-mahoneyi strain CBS 112042 chromosome 4, whole genome shotgun sequence genome, one interval contains:
- a CDS encoding hypothetical protein (EggNog:ENOG503NW56; COG:I): MADNVPAEPSAASQLLQQHATHHVTVEDVVDEELPPKSAASTEATTTESAPPAAAPNPAKANIATQSRELFPELGTAPAPVARPTGIWAKRTGANGTSESNGTPTTSALPSGATTPTPPAVRGPANISIPGRNVEYTLLEPQHVLPRAQLKKPLPDIAKDFNRRSRAPIKVSTMADGKVRVEATGAQDIATQALKDFINQIGTKLSIKVSIPRSTRAHVIGKGGSTIKALQEKTGARIQMPRVEDAPAAAEDEDDDSTIDVLIEGNSQQAAAARNAILKIAGERAANVNTRLKGIPAEFFPFIAKNGLISSLEQGRDLQVQVPSHPVRVPHPPEAPQGGQPPVFYPAVDNFIQLTGERDAVRAAKEKIERRAEELRQQLAVDQFSLNKGRHQFIVGDKGIPQDQFFDQTGCIVVLPADDEDETVTIIGPSDKITPASDVAMDLAMNMQSSNLDITRYFRQIPSAAAHARNVTRYLRERKEIERLEKLHHVHFNTPFNANGALPWELYARDGKNAIRASNEVKGIVEGHPPARIATAAVDPFFHAYLQKEARPKVRQDYGVHLVIPQGSEADSPLLLVYEGRTSPDSYEIPRAQPSQADLLEMQKWLSEAQAYITGLIAKQDPLTAATMEVPTKFHEKLRRFIKKEQENRPENQIPVRVSNTGSIINFRGPSSAVESLVAKCQAFIEQEKEDEKERGFILEFEFPQKFANHLIGKGGSNIRELRDKFDVDIQVNDGKVQLKGPKAKAEAARAHISALGRQLQDEATHVLKIEPKFHRELIGAQGAQINRLQTRYKVIINFPRTAKPAKDDESVADSSDAGKHRRQQAPDEVIVRGPKRGADEARDEILSLLQYLKDTSFTDSITFQQKQLPSLIGSGGAVLEQLRQSSGARIDIPSAKEDADAEVEIQIKGTKAQVAAAKKALQEKKAVFDDTVVKTIDVDRKYHKALIGTGGANLRDIVVKAGGSDDRRELARAIQFPKQDTDGNTIKVEGRTEVVDKIIAQIHAIVSERESQVTEVLEVPVEKHRSLIGRGGDIKRGLENQFKVSIDIPRQGSGQTGVKIAGQAPDVKKAKAHIESLVKEQQGETVQVPRALHHAVSNNGQIFRKFRNDFGVTVDHAGQAVPPRPAAPDARSNGALPLITDDEETTADAHSWKVVESGSSSEEGEIPWVLRGSPESIEKAKKAIEAALEQAKKQDATGYLILPDPRTYRFVIGQGGSKVNSIRKQSGCKITVPRDQAKGEAIEVVGSKEGVEKAKDLILAAVKEGIASRSAPREQ; encoded by the exons ATGGCCGATAACGTTCCCGCTGAGCCCTCAGCTGCTAGCCAGCTCTTGCAACAGCATGCCACGCACCACGTAACGGTCGAGGATGTTGTAGACGAAGAGCTCCCCCCCAAGTCTGCTGCCAGCACCGAGGCTACTACCACGGAGTCTGcccccccagcagccgcACCAAATCCTGCGAAGGCCAACATTGCTACCCAGTCCCGTGAGCTTTTCCCAGAACTCGGGACTGCACCCGCTCCTGTTGCCCGTCCCACCGGTATCTGGGCCAAGAGAACCGGTGCCAATGGCACAAGCGAAAGCAATGGCACTCCTACAACATCCGCACTTCCCTCTGGTGCAACGACTCCTACTCCCCCGGCTGTCAGGGGCCCTGCGAATATCTCGATCCCAGGCCGCAATGTTGAGTACACACTTTTGGAACCTCAACACGTGCTTCCTCGTGCCCAGCTGAAGAAACCCCTGCCAGACATCGCCAAGGACTTTAACCGTAGGTCGCGGGCACCTATCAAGGTCAGCACCATGGCGGATGGCAAGGTCAGGGTTGAGGCTACTGGCGCCCAGGATATTGCGACCCAGGCTCTGAAGGACTTCATCAACCAGATCGGCACTAAGCTCTCCATCAAGGTGTCGATTCCCCGTTCTACCAGGGCCCATGTCATCGGCAAGGGCGGTTCCACCATCAAGGCCCTGCAGGAGAAGACTGGCGCCCGGATCCAGATGCCTAGGGTAGAGGATGCTCCTGCGGCcgctgaggatgaggacgatgacagCACGATCGATGTTTTGATCGAGGGCAACTCCCagcaggctgctgctgcccgtAACGCCATTTTGAAGATTGCTGGTGAACGGGCTGCCAACGTCAACACACGTCTCAAGGGCATCCCTGCCGAGTTCTTTCCCTTCATTGCCAAGAACGGCCTGATCAGCAGCCTGGAACAGGGTAGAGATCTTCAGGTCCAGGTGCCTTCGCACCCCGTCCGGGTGCCTCACCCGCCAGAGGCGCCTCAGGGTGGACAGCCTCCCGTCTTCTATCCCGCTGTTGACAACTTCATCCAGCTCACTGGTGAGCGCGATGCTGTCAGGgctgccaaggagaagattgaAAGACGTGCCGAGGAGCTCCGCCAGCAACTCGCCGTCGACCAGTTCTCTCTCAACAAGGGACGTCATCAGTTCATTGTTGGTGATAAGGGCATTCCTCAGGATCAGTTCTTCGACCAGACCGGATGCATTGTTGTCTTGCCCGccgacgatgaggacgagaCCGTCACCATTATTGGGCCTTCTGACAAGATCACTCCCGCCTCCGACGTGGCTATGGATCTCGCTATGAACATGCAGAGCTCCAACCTTGATATCACTCGTTACTTCCGCCAGATtccttctgctgctgcccatgcCCGCAACGTCACCCGCTATCTCCGCGAGAGAAAAGAGATTGAGCGTCTGGAGAAGCTGCACCATGTCCACTTCAACACTCCTTTCAATGCCAACGGCGCTCTTCCTTGGGAGCTCTATGCCCGTGATGGCAAGAATGCTATCCGGGCTTCCAACGAAGTCAAGGGCATCGTCGAGGGCCACCCTCCAGCCCGCATTGCGACGGCTGCGGTCGACCCCTTCTTCCACGCCTACCTGCAGAAGGAGGCTAGACCCAAGGTTAGACAAGATTATGGTGTCCACCTTGTGATCCCCCAAGGCTCTGAGGCCGactcccctcttcttcttgtctaCGAGGGCCGCACAAGCCCTGATTCCTACGAGATTCCTCGCGCTCAGCCCAGCCAGGCCGATCTGCTCGAAATGCAAAAGTGGCTCAGCGAGGCCCAAGCCTATATCACTGGCTTGATCGCCAAGCAGGATCCCTTGACTGCCGCTACCATGGAAGTTCCCACCAAGTTCCATGAGAAGTTGCGCAGattcatcaagaaggagcaggagaatcGCCCCGAGAACCAGATCCCTGTGCGCGTGTCGAACACTGGGTCGATCATCAACTTCCGAGGTCCTAGCTCTGCCGTGGAGTCGCTGGTGGCTAAGTGCCAGGCCTTCAttgagcaggagaaggaggacgagaaggagcGCGGGTTCATCTTGGAGTTTGAATTTCCCCAGAAGTTTGCCAACCACCTCATTGGCAAGGGTGGAAGCAACATTCGGGAACTCCGCGACAAGTTCGACGTTGATATCCAGGTCAATGACGGGAAGGTTCAGCTCAAGGGtcccaaggccaaggccgaggccgcCAGAGCTCATATCTCTGCTCTCGGCCGTCAGCTCCAGGACGAGGCTACTCACGTTTTGAAGATCGAGCCCAAGTTCCACCGCGAGCTTATCGGCGCCCAGGGCGCCCAGATCAACCGTCTCCAGACCCGCTACAAGGTCATCATTAACTTCCCTCGCACTGCTAAGCCTGCCAAGGACGACGAATCCGTTGCGGATTCGAGCGATGCCGGGAAGCACCGTCGTCAACAGGCCCCTGATGAGGTCATCGTTAGAGGTCCCAAGCGCGGAGCTGATGAGGCCCGTGATGAGATTCTCTCGCTGTTGCAGTATCTCAAGGATACCTCCTTCACCGACTCTATCACTTTCCAGCAGAAGCAGCTTCCTTCCTTGATTGGATCTGGAGGTGCTGTGTTGGAGCAGCTTCGCCAGTCCAGTGGTGCCAGGATTGACATCCCCAGCGCCAAAGAAGATGCTGACGCTGAGGTTGAGATCCAGATCAAGGGTACCAAGGCCcaggttgctgctgccaagaaggctcttcaggagaagaaggccgtgTTTGATGACACTGTAGTCAAGACCATCGATGTTGATCGCAAGTACCACAAAGCTCTTATCGGGACTGGCG GTGCCAATCTGCGGGACATCGTCGTCAAGGCTGGCGGTTCCGATGACCGCCGCGAGCTTGCCCGCGCCATTCAATTCCCCAAGCAGGATACTGACGGAAACACTATCAAGGTCGAGGGCCGCACCGAGGTTGTCGACAAGATCATTGCGCAGATCCACGCTATTGTGTCGGAGCGCGAGAGCCAGGTTACCGAGGTTCTCGAGGTGCCTGTTGAGAAGCACAGATCTTTGATTGGCCGCGGCGGTGACATCAAGCGCGGTCTTGAGAACCAATTCAAGGTCTCGATTGATATTCCTCGCCAGGGAAGCGGTCAAACTGGTGTCAAGATTGCCGGCCAGGCTCCCGATGTtaagaaggccaaggctcaCATCGAGTCTCTGGTCAAGGAGCAGCAGGGCGAGACTGTGCAGGTTCCTCGTGCTCTCCACCACGCCGTCTCCAACAATGGTCAAATCTTCCGCAAGTTCAGAAACGATTTCGGTGTTACTGTCGACCATGCTGGCCAGGCCGTCCCACCCAGACCTGCGGCTCCAGATGCCCGCTCCAACGGTGCCCTTCCTTTGATCACTGACGACGAGGAAACCACTGCCGATGCTCACTCCTGGAAGGTTGTCGAAAGCGGATCGTCGTccgaggagggtgagatTCCATGGGTCCTTCGCGGCTCCCCTGAAAGCatcgagaaggccaagaaggccatcgAGGCTGCGCTGGAacaggccaagaagcaggatgCCACAGGCTACTTGATCCTGCCTGATCCCCGCACGTACCGCTTCGTTATTGGTCAGGGCGGCAGCAAGGTCAACTCCATCCGCAAGCAGAGCGGTTGCAAGATCACCGTTCCCCGTGACCAAGCTAAGGGTGAGGCCatcgaggttgttggcagcaaggagggtgttgagaaggccaaggattTGATTCTGGCTGCCGTTAAGGAAGGTATTGCCAGCAGATCTGCGCCTAGGGAGCAGTAA